In Corvus moneduloides isolate bCorMon1 chromosome 3, bCorMon1.pri, whole genome shotgun sequence, one DNA window encodes the following:
- the FUCA2 gene encoding plasma alpha-L-fucosidase isoform X1 produces MSGPGGRAAPALLLLLGLPGLLLARPRYEPTWGSLDARPLPAWFDEAKFGIFIHWGVFSVPSFGSEWFWWYWQKEKREPYVKFMEANYPPGFSYEDFGPLFTAEFFDPNQWADILKASGAKYVVLTSKHHEGFTLWGSKYSWNWNAVDVGPKRDLVAELATSVRNRTDLHFGLYHSLFEWFNRLFLEDATNAFKTRKFPTSKSLPELYEIVTKYQPEIIWSDGDGNAPDTYWNSTGFLAWLYNDSPVRDTVVTNDRWGVGSICTHGGFYTCSDRYNPGHLLPHKWENCMTIDRSSWGYRRDARLGDYLAIEDLVKQLAETVSCGGNLLMNIGPTHDGRIAVVFEERLRQVGAWLKVNGEAIYGTKPWRAQNDTVTPGVWYTFSPKEGKVNAIFLNWPGSGTLELGEPRAKLGETQVKLAGYKELLKWVALGEKGMIIALPQLTPQQLPCQWGWTLQLTDVN; encoded by the exons atgtCGGGCCCGggcggccgcgccgcgccggcgctgctgctgctgctggggctgcccggGCTGCTGCTGGCGCGGCCCCGCTACGAGCCCACCTGGGGCTCGCTGGACGCCCGGCCGCTGCCCGCCTGGTTTGACGAGGCGAAGTTCGGCATCTTCATCCACTGGGGCGTGTTCTCGGTGCCCAGCTTCGGCAGCGAGTGGTTCTG GTGGtactggcagaaggaaaagagagagccCTATGTGAAATTTATGGAAGCAAATTACCCACCTGGCTTCAGTTATGAAGATTTTGGTCCTCTGTTTACAGCAGAGTTCTTTGATCCCAACCAGTGGGCAGATATTCTGAAGGCTTCAGGTGCAAAATATGTTGTCTTAACCTCAAAACATCATGAGG gcTTTACTTTGTGGGGGTCCAAATATTCTTGGAACTGGAATGCTGTTGATGTGGGACCAAAGCGAGATCTTGTTGCTGAGCTAGCAACATCTGTTAGAAACAGGACTGACTTGCATTTTGGGTTATACCATTCCCTGTTTGAATGGTTTAATCGTCTCTTCCTTGAGGATGCCACCAATGCCTTTAAGACAAGAAAGTTTCCAACCAGCAAATCATTACCAGAACTCTATGAAATTGTGACCAAGTACCAGCCAGAAATAATTTGGTCTGATGGGGATGGAAATGCTCCAGATACTTACTGGAACAGCACTGGTTTCTTGGCTTGGCTGTATAATGACAG CCCAGTCCGGGATACAGTAGTGACCAATGACCGCTGGGGAGTTGGCAGCATCTGCACCCATGGTGGCTTCTACACGTGCAGTGACCGCTACAACCCCGggcacctcctgccccacaaGTGGGAGAACTGCATGACCATCGACCGCAGCTCCTGGGGGTACCGCAGGGACGCGCGGCTTGGCGACTACCTCGCCATCGAGGACTTGGTGAAG caaCTTGCAGAAACAGTGTCTTGTGGAGGAAATCTCCTGATGAATATCGGGCCCACTCACGATGGTCGCATCGCTGTTGTGTTTGAGGAGCGCCTGAGGCAGGTGGGTGCCTGGCTGAAGGTCAACGGAGAGGCCATCTATGGAACGAAACCGTGGAGAGCACAGAATGACACGGTCACACCAGGAGTCTG GTACACTTTCAGCCCTAAAGAAGGGAAAGTCAACGCCATCTTCCTTAACTGGCCAGGCTCTGGGACTCTGGAACTTGGTGAGCCACGGGCTAAGCTTGGAGAAACACAG GTGAAGCTGGCTGGGTACAAGGAACTGCTGAAGTGGGTTGCCCTAGGAGAAAAGGGAATGATTATTGCTCTACCTCAATTAACTCCTCAGCAATTGCCATGTCAGTGGGGCTGGACCTTACAACTGACTGATGTAAACTGA
- the FUCA2 gene encoding plasma alpha-L-fucosidase isoform X2 — MVWCLPVQRWCGLEPLCRLTMELRWYWQKEKREPYVKFMEANYPPGFSYEDFGPLFTAEFFDPNQWADILKASGAKYVVLTSKHHEGFTLWGSKYSWNWNAVDVGPKRDLVAELATSVRNRTDLHFGLYHSLFEWFNRLFLEDATNAFKTRKFPTSKSLPELYEIVTKYQPEIIWSDGDGNAPDTYWNSTGFLAWLYNDSPVRDTVVTNDRWGVGSICTHGGFYTCSDRYNPGHLLPHKWENCMTIDRSSWGYRRDARLGDYLAIEDLVKQLAETVSCGGNLLMNIGPTHDGRIAVVFEERLRQVGAWLKVNGEAIYGTKPWRAQNDTVTPGVWYTFSPKEGKVNAIFLNWPGSGTLELGEPRAKLGETQVKLAGYKELLKWVALGEKGMIIALPQLTPQQLPCQWGWTLQLTDVN; from the exons ATGGTGTGGTGTCTCCCCGTACAGCGGTGGTGTGGGTTGGAGCCCCTCTGCCGGCTCACCATGGAGCTCAG GTGGtactggcagaaggaaaagagagagccCTATGTGAAATTTATGGAAGCAAATTACCCACCTGGCTTCAGTTATGAAGATTTTGGTCCTCTGTTTACAGCAGAGTTCTTTGATCCCAACCAGTGGGCAGATATTCTGAAGGCTTCAGGTGCAAAATATGTTGTCTTAACCTCAAAACATCATGAGG gcTTTACTTTGTGGGGGTCCAAATATTCTTGGAACTGGAATGCTGTTGATGTGGGACCAAAGCGAGATCTTGTTGCTGAGCTAGCAACATCTGTTAGAAACAGGACTGACTTGCATTTTGGGTTATACCATTCCCTGTTTGAATGGTTTAATCGTCTCTTCCTTGAGGATGCCACCAATGCCTTTAAGACAAGAAAGTTTCCAACCAGCAAATCATTACCAGAACTCTATGAAATTGTGACCAAGTACCAGCCAGAAATAATTTGGTCTGATGGGGATGGAAATGCTCCAGATACTTACTGGAACAGCACTGGTTTCTTGGCTTGGCTGTATAATGACAG CCCAGTCCGGGATACAGTAGTGACCAATGACCGCTGGGGAGTTGGCAGCATCTGCACCCATGGTGGCTTCTACACGTGCAGTGACCGCTACAACCCCGggcacctcctgccccacaaGTGGGAGAACTGCATGACCATCGACCGCAGCTCCTGGGGGTACCGCAGGGACGCGCGGCTTGGCGACTACCTCGCCATCGAGGACTTGGTGAAG caaCTTGCAGAAACAGTGTCTTGTGGAGGAAATCTCCTGATGAATATCGGGCCCACTCACGATGGTCGCATCGCTGTTGTGTTTGAGGAGCGCCTGAGGCAGGTGGGTGCCTGGCTGAAGGTCAACGGAGAGGCCATCTATGGAACGAAACCGTGGAGAGCACAGAATGACACGGTCACACCAGGAGTCTG GTACACTTTCAGCCCTAAAGAAGGGAAAGTCAACGCCATCTTCCTTAACTGGCCAGGCTCTGGGACTCTGGAACTTGGTGAGCCACGGGCTAAGCTTGGAGAAACACAG GTGAAGCTGGCTGGGTACAAGGAACTGCTGAAGTGGGTTGCCCTAGGAGAAAAGGGAATGATTATTGCTCTACCTCAATTAACTCCTCAGCAATTGCCATGTCAGTGGGGCTGGACCTTACAACTGACTGATGTAAACTGA